In Candidatus Eisenbacteria bacterium, one DNA window encodes the following:
- a CDS encoding phosphoribosylformylglycinamidine cyclo-ligase encodes MRYDEAGVDVAAGDAVKRTIGECIRSTWGPAVHPIPGGFAGVMRWPAGDRWMAATMDGVGTKLHLALAAGRLEDACADLVYHCADDLLAHGARPLAFLDYLAQARLDAARVEAAVRGMARACSEVGAALLGGETAQMPDTYLPGVIDVAGCMIGEVDGRRLRDGSAVTPGDVLIGLGAEGLHTNGFSLARRVLERTGASLDARLPGGDGESLADSLLAPHRWYGRAVEPLLDDTAIHALAHITGGGIAGNLVRVLPTGCAARIRSDAWPRPAVFGWLASAGSIDESELRHTFNLGIGLILICEARSVAEVTARLTAAGERAWRLGEIEAGSRGVSWAD; translated from the coding sequence ATGCGCTACGACGAGGCGGGCGTCGACGTCGCGGCGGGCGACGCGGTCAAGCGCACCATCGGCGAATGCATTCGCTCGACCTGGGGCCCGGCGGTGCACCCGATTCCGGGCGGATTCGCCGGAGTGATGCGGTGGCCGGCGGGCGATCGCTGGATGGCGGCGACCATGGACGGGGTCGGCACCAAGCTGCATCTGGCGCTCGCCGCGGGCCGGCTCGAGGACGCCTGCGCGGATCTGGTCTACCACTGCGCGGACGATCTGCTGGCGCACGGGGCGCGGCCGCTTGCGTTCCTGGACTACCTCGCACAGGCGCGGCTCGACGCTGCGCGCGTCGAGGCGGCGGTCCGCGGCATGGCCCGCGCGTGCTCCGAGGTCGGCGCGGCGCTCCTGGGTGGCGAGACCGCCCAGATGCCCGACACCTATCTGCCGGGCGTCATCGACGTGGCGGGTTGCATGATCGGAGAGGTCGACGGCCGTCGATTGCGAGACGGCAGTGCCGTCACGCCCGGCGACGTGCTGATCGGACTCGGTGCCGAAGGGCTGCACACGAACGGATTCTCGCTGGCCCGCCGCGTGCTCGAACGAACCGGTGCGAGTCTCGACGCCCGCCTCCCGGGCGGTGACGGGGAATCGCTCGCCGATTCGTTGCTCGCGCCGCATCGATGGTACGGGCGCGCGGTCGAGCCGCTGCTCGACGACACGGCGATCCACGCACTCGCGCACATCACCGGAGGAGGCATCGCTGGGAATCTGGTGCGCGTGTTGCCAACCGGGTGCGCCGCACGGATTCGATCGGACGCGTGGCCGCGCCCGGCGGTGTTCGGGTGGCTCGCGAGCGCCGGAAGCATCGACGAATCCGAGCTGCGGCACACGTTCAATCTGGGCATCGGGCTGATTCTGATCTGCGAGGCGCGTTCCGTCGCCGAGGTCACCGCAAGACTCACGGCGGCCGGGGAACGCGCATGGCGACTGGGCGAGATCGAGGCGGGGTCGCGGGGAGTGAGCTGGGCCGACTAG
- a CDS encoding Gfo/Idh/MocA family oxidoreductase, producing MARRILRIGLVGVGAAAQINHIPTLKKLEDVELVWLVDRDPEKAARVAQKFQVPQSSGRLDDLLSDDSVDVVDLCTPNFLHAPMATASLEAGKHVLCERPLARSAAEATAMAKAAKKADRMLVCAVQHRYRADSQLLRKFVDKGDLGEVFFAKAGWLRQQTDWDSDEWRRTKRESGGGVVLDLGFQMLDLALWVLGQPKVESVTASVHRQSKGEVEDSATAFLRLETGATLTLELTWGLLMEKDFAYLNVFGSGGAALLNPFRVHKGMHGTLVNVTPTLDTSRNQYKQSLEAHIVHVMDGLRKGHKPAGHADEILPVMELMDAIYRSAEQGREVKLG from the coding sequence GTGGCGCGCAGGATCCTTCGCATCGGACTCGTCGGCGTCGGTGCCGCGGCGCAGATCAATCACATCCCGACGCTCAAGAAGCTCGAGGACGTCGAGCTGGTGTGGCTCGTGGATCGCGACCCCGAGAAGGCCGCGCGGGTGGCGCAGAAGTTCCAGGTTCCGCAATCGAGCGGCCGGCTCGACGATCTGCTGTCCGACGATTCGGTCGATGTCGTGGATCTTTGCACTCCGAACTTCCTGCACGCTCCGATGGCGACCGCCTCGCTCGAGGCCGGAAAGCACGTCTTGTGCGAGCGCCCGCTCGCCCGCAGCGCGGCCGAAGCGACGGCAATGGCGAAGGCCGCAAAGAAGGCCGACCGCATGCTGGTGTGCGCCGTTCAGCACCGCTATCGCGCCGACTCGCAGCTGCTGCGCAAATTCGTCGACAAGGGCGATCTCGGCGAGGTGTTCTTCGCCAAGGCGGGCTGGCTGCGACAGCAGACCGACTGGGACTCGGACGAGTGGCGCCGCACCAAGCGTGAATCGGGTGGTGGAGTGGTGCTGGACCTGGGATTCCAGATGCTGGACCTGGCGCTGTGGGTGCTCGGTCAGCCGAAGGTCGAATCGGTGACCGCGAGCGTCCATCGCCAGAGCAAAGGGGAGGTCGAGGACAGCGCGACCGCGTTTCTGCGCCTCGAGACCGGCGCAACGCTGACGCTCGAGCTGACGTGGGGCCTGCTCATGGAGAAGGACTTCGCCTACCTCAACGTGTTCGGCTCGGGCGGTGCCGCGCTGCTCAACCCGTTCCGGGTTCACAAGGGCATGCATGGCACGCTGGTGAACGTCACCCCGACGCTCGACACTTCTCGGAATCAGTACAAGCAGTCGCTGGAGGCGCACATCGTGCACGTGATGGACGGCCTTCGAAAGGGGCACAAACCCGCCGGGCATGCAGATGAGATCCTGCCGGTGATGGAACTGATGGACGCGATCTACCGCTCGGCCGAGCAGGGCCGGGAGGTGAAGCTCGGCTAG
- a CDS encoding sigma 54-interacting transcriptional regulator, whose translation MMLGESAAWKDVLETLPRIAASELPVLLLGESGTGKELVARAIHEGSERFASAFVAHNCGATPDSLIESELFGHARGAYTGAVGERPGLFEVAHQGTLFLDEIGDASALLQMKLLRVLQEGETRRVGDTRVRRVDVRIVSATHRGLDQAVGRSEFRADLYFRLNAVTLRLPPLRERGHDILLLARHFLARAAGRSEAPALEPSLAEHLLRWSWPGNVRELANACAYAVRVSGARERVAEQHWPAPALPEHRSRNGLHAETRALEERRLLETLERTRGNKSRAARALGLSRQGLLKKLRRYGLLAADSAACLDAPEGAS comes from the coding sequence ATGATGCTGGGCGAGTCGGCGGCATGGAAGGACGTGCTGGAGACGCTTCCCCGCATCGCCGCGAGCGAACTTCCGGTGCTTCTGCTGGGCGAGAGCGGGACCGGCAAGGAGCTGGTGGCGCGCGCCATCCACGAGGGCAGCGAGCGATTCGCGAGCGCGTTCGTCGCTCACAATTGTGGTGCGACTCCCGACAGCCTGATCGAGAGCGAGCTGTTCGGCCATGCACGCGGTGCCTACACCGGAGCGGTCGGCGAACGCCCTGGACTGTTCGAGGTCGCGCATCAGGGCACGCTGTTTCTCGACGAGATCGGCGACGCGAGCGCACTGCTCCAGATGAAGCTGCTGCGAGTGCTGCAGGAGGGTGAGACGCGGCGCGTCGGCGACACCCGGGTGCGGCGCGTGGACGTTCGCATCGTATCGGCGACGCATCGGGGGCTCGATCAGGCGGTGGGACGCTCCGAGTTTCGGGCCGACCTCTACTTTCGACTGAACGCGGTGACGCTGCGGCTCCCTCCCCTGCGAGAGCGTGGGCACGACATCCTGCTGCTCGCCCGCCACTTCCTGGCGCGCGCGGCCGGTCGCTCCGAAGCACCGGCGCTCGAGCCCTCGCTGGCCGAGCACCTGTTGCGCTGGTCGTGGCCTGGCAACGTGCGCGAGCTGGCGAATGCCTGTGCGTACGCGGTGCGAGTGTCGGGTGCGCGCGAGCGCGTCGCGGAACAGCACTGGCCGGCGCCGGCGTTGCCGGAGCACCGGTCGCGCAACGGGCTGCACGCCGAGACTCGGGCGCTCGAGGAGCGGCGGTTGCTCGAGACGCTCGAGCGCACGCGCGGCAACAAGTCGCGCGCGGCCCGAGCGCTCGGACTGTCGCGTCAGGGTCTGCTCAAGAAGCTGCGTCGTTACGGTCTGCTCGCGGCGGATTCCGCCGCGTGCCTTGACGCTCCCGAAGGTGCTTCCTAG